From a single Actinomycetota bacterium genomic region:
- a CDS encoding DUF2277 domain-containing protein — protein MCRSIQQLRGANPPATDVEVRDAALQYVRKISGYRTPSAANEAVFEQTVESIAAATRRLLDGLVVGAGAKPSAPVQRRLVD, from the coding sequence GTGTGCCGAAGCATCCAGCAACTTCGCGGGGCCAACCCACCGGCAACCGACGTCGAGGTGCGGGATGCTGCGCTGCAGTACGTGCGGAAGATCAGCGGGTACCGAACGCCGTCGGCGGCCAACGAGGCGGTCTTCGAGCAGACAGTGGAGAGCATCGCCGCGGCGACCCGGAGGTTGCTTGACGGGCTGGTCGTTGGCGCAGGAGCGAAGCCGTCCGCGCCGGTGCAACGGCGCTTGGTCGACTGA
- a CDS encoding pyridoxamine 5'-phosphate oxidase family protein, with amino-acid sequence MVSWAAFAAEAPELAATVRDRFESHTHHIIGTIRADGAPRLSGTEVRMGDAELTIGMMPGSRKLSDVRRDPRVEVHSAPLDVELGAGDAKIAGRLVEIPPDPDEEIAGSFFRLDIELVSLVRVEADELVVTTWRPDRGLRETWRR; translated from the coding sequence GTGGTCAGCTGGGCGGCGTTCGCGGCTGAGGCTCCTGAGCTCGCCGCAACCGTGCGCGACCGCTTCGAGTCGCACACCCACCACATCATCGGGACGATCAGGGCTGACGGGGCACCTCGCCTGAGCGGGACCGAGGTCCGCATGGGGGATGCGGAGCTGACCATCGGGATGATGCCGGGTTCCCGGAAGCTGTCGGATGTCCGCCGCGATCCCCGGGTCGAGGTGCACAGCGCCCCCCTCGACGTGGAGCTCGGCGCGGGGGACGCGAAGATCGCCGGGCGGCTCGTCGAGATCCCACCCGACCCCGACGAGGAGATCGCCGGCAGCTTCTTCCGCCTCGACATCGAACTGGTCAGCCTCGTGCGTGTCGAGGCAGACGAGCTCGTCGTCACCACGTGGCGCCCCGACCGCGGACTCCGCGAGACGTGGCGGAGATGA